In a genomic window of Occallatibacter riparius:
- a CDS encoding lipopolysaccharide biosynthesis protein, which translates to MLPHLEAEPTPNDRADAGQLVPGRPPTKSPLRRLIHLIGLDRSIAYTVLARVIQILGSTGTVLLIVRFLTPTEQGYYYTLYSLVNLNIVFELGFSFVILQLAAHETAYLKILPSGRIRGGLTASRRLASILQKVRRWYSIAAVLMFFTLTPVGWLFFQHRHAAGDSVHWMLPCVLLVFMAALMFQIDPFFSFLEGCGEVANVARLRVRQTGTGVILSWIALVSGHGLYAPAAMLTGNFLMGVLFLYPRRRFLLLLLRMDASGERIRWRSEVLPFQSKIAVSWLCNYFTAQQILTPILFAYCGAVAAGQMGMSMSIVGALSPVALAWMSTKSAPFGAMIQRRESQQLDRVFFRTLWQSTILIAGGAAALVVGLSVLGMVAPRLSTRMISLPLFALLAITAICSHVVQSEALYLRAHKKEPFLIQSVMLALLVTGGAFLLAPHFGIAGVTWTYFVSMGLISLASGTLIFRSKRREWYGERELVDASSLQETQNNP; encoded by the coding sequence ATGTTGCCGCACCTGGAAGCTGAACCGACTCCGAACGATCGCGCGGATGCGGGTCAGCTCGTTCCTGGTCGACCGCCGACCAAATCGCCGTTGCGGCGGCTGATTCATCTGATCGGCTTGGACCGCTCCATCGCCTATACAGTGCTCGCGCGGGTGATTCAGATTTTGGGGAGCACCGGTACAGTCCTGCTGATCGTCCGCTTCCTCACTCCGACGGAGCAAGGTTATTACTACACGCTTTACAGCCTCGTCAATTTAAACATCGTCTTCGAGCTTGGATTTTCATTCGTCATTCTGCAACTGGCCGCACATGAGACCGCATACCTCAAAATTCTCCCCAGCGGGCGAATTCGGGGGGGGCTGACTGCTTCCCGGCGTCTCGCCTCGATTCTGCAGAAAGTTCGCAGATGGTACAGCATCGCAGCAGTTTTGATGTTCTTCACCCTGACGCCAGTGGGCTGGCTGTTCTTCCAGCACCGGCATGCTGCGGGGGATTCGGTTCACTGGATGTTGCCATGCGTGTTGCTTGTCTTTATGGCCGCGCTCATGTTCCAGATTGATCCCTTCTTTTCCTTCCTGGAAGGATGCGGTGAAGTAGCGAACGTTGCTCGCCTGCGTGTTCGCCAGACCGGGACGGGCGTTATCCTCAGCTGGATTGCCCTCGTTTCAGGCCATGGACTGTATGCCCCCGCGGCTATGCTGACCGGCAATTTCCTCATGGGTGTGCTTTTCCTTTACCCGCGGCGCCGGTTCCTTCTTCTCCTGTTGCGCATGGATGCGTCAGGAGAGCGAATCCGCTGGCGCAGCGAGGTGTTGCCGTTTCAATCGAAGATCGCGGTTAGCTGGCTATGCAATTACTTCACCGCTCAGCAAATCCTCACACCCATTCTGTTCGCTTACTGTGGCGCCGTTGCTGCCGGCCAGATGGGAATGTCGATGAGCATTGTGGGGGCCCTCAGTCCGGTCGCTCTGGCATGGATGAGCACCAAATCCGCGCCATTCGGGGCAATGATCCAAAGAAGAGAATCGCAACAGCTCGACCGCGTATTCTTCAGGACGTTGTGGCAATCCACAATCCTTATTGCCGGTGGCGCCGCAGCACTGGTCGTTGGATTGAGCGTTCTGGGCATGGTCGCTCCAAGGCTCAGTACCAGGATGATCAGCCTCCCGTTATTTGCGCTTTTGGCGATCACTGCGATCTGTTCACACGTGGTGCAGAGCGAGGCCTTGTATCTGCGCGCGCATAAGAAGGAGCCGTTCCTCATTCAGTCCGTTATGCTCGCATTGCTGGTGACTGGCGGAGCCTTCCTTCTGGCGCCTCATTTCGGAATAGCGGGAGTGACTTGGACGTACTTTGTGTCCATGGGCCTCATTTCTCTCGCTTCGGGAACGTTGATTTTCCGCAGCAAGCGCCGTGAATGGTATGGTGAGCGCGAACTTGTGGACGCATCCAGCCTGCAGGAGACGCAAAATAATCCGTGA
- the wzy gene encoding O-antigen polysaccharide polymerase Wzy family protein, whose protein sequence is MSGKTEISVGEKLRPISAAMECSAWLLLLAIGCLLVELDILSLVSASLVSIAFIVGLIAAAWKNFDGGRHPCFLFLLMLFVFQCGRLVGLFTGFPTEPFAIQVQTVIPLSVHQETAQITLLLICFSAACVYIPCRLAYRPIIFTAGKERNWLRDLYGVLALCIPFAVYKNLVYFSYIRSHGGYMAVYVDNGEILQSAGTLVRLMALVGTTACLLLYLFERRRRYVRFILVVYLSVSIMDLMIGFRGKFFVQLIVLWFIHNLKNGKRFNFAPLFITAAIIMLVAAPLAGFREERDIAVTGPLAVLATQGISMNVTEVAVENRPLFEKNKARYLWGDLRGMVSSNDDNLASDISIYLSPEAFREGFATGSTYLAEAYILGGFALVMIASLAIGWALSMLHLHSHSWPGAVLLLASIGPFIYMPRGSLMDPLTGTFKFLTGAGVAALFALLVRVARGCIRLASRTHA, encoded by the coding sequence GTGAGCGGGAAAACTGAAATTTCGGTCGGTGAGAAACTGAGGCCGATCTCGGCAGCGATGGAGTGCTCGGCATGGTTGCTGCTGTTGGCCATTGGCTGCTTGCTGGTCGAGCTCGACATTCTCTCGCTGGTCTCAGCCTCGCTCGTCAGCATCGCTTTCATCGTCGGCCTGATTGCGGCCGCGTGGAAGAACTTCGATGGAGGACGGCACCCCTGCTTCCTGTTCCTTCTAATGCTGTTTGTATTTCAATGTGGCCGGCTGGTCGGTCTCTTCACTGGCTTTCCCACTGAACCCTTCGCCATCCAGGTGCAGACCGTCATCCCACTCTCTGTTCACCAGGAAACCGCGCAGATAACTCTGTTGCTGATCTGCTTTTCCGCCGCCTGCGTCTACATTCCTTGCCGCCTGGCCTACCGGCCGATCATCTTCACCGCTGGCAAAGAAAGAAACTGGCTCAGGGACCTTTACGGCGTTCTCGCCCTCTGCATCCCTTTTGCTGTGTACAAGAATCTCGTGTATTTCAGCTACATCCGCAGCCACGGCGGATACATGGCTGTTTACGTGGACAACGGCGAGATTCTTCAAAGTGCAGGCACCTTGGTGCGGCTCATGGCATTGGTCGGAACTACCGCTTGCCTTCTTCTGTATTTATTTGAACGAAGACGTCGTTATGTCCGTTTCATTTTGGTTGTCTATCTCTCGGTGTCGATCATGGATCTGATGATTGGTTTCCGGGGAAAATTCTTTGTTCAACTCATCGTGCTCTGGTTCATCCACAACCTGAAGAACGGCAAAAGGTTCAACTTCGCGCCACTGTTTATTACTGCCGCCATCATCATGCTTGTTGCTGCGCCGCTGGCCGGATTCCGCGAGGAACGAGACATTGCCGTAACAGGGCCCTTGGCCGTTCTCGCCACCCAGGGCATTTCAATGAACGTGACAGAAGTGGCGGTTGAGAACCGGCCCTTGTTCGAAAAGAATAAGGCGAGGTACCTGTGGGGCGATCTGCGAGGGATGGTGTCTTCCAATGATGACAATCTCGCCTCCGACATCAGCATCTACCTCAGTCCTGAAGCGTTCCGGGAGGGGTTTGCAACGGGCTCGACATACCTCGCCGAGGCTTACATACTCGGCGGCTTCGCACTTGTGATGATCGCTTCGCTTGCGATTGGCTGGGCGCTGTCGATGCTCCATCTTCACAGCCACTCATGGCCCGGCGCAGTACTGCTGCTGGCGTCCATTGGGCCTTTCATCTACATGCCTCGGGGCAGCCTGATGGACCCCCTCACGGGAACGTTCAAGTTCCTGACCGGAGCAGGGGTGGCGGCCTTGTTCGCCTTACTGGTCCGAGTCGCGCGCGGTTGCATCAGACTCGCATCGAGGACGCATGCGTAA
- a CDS encoding glycosyltransferase family 4 protein, translating to MRNRILLVSITPFFGGGEAYYLKLAKLLGDRYELGAAVSNDRLREALSSIGIRTWRLASEAGTISGLRYAKLSLQISHAIRSFSPELVHLNGQGESYLASVPQWFGLKIVSTRHTVFEPKTASFLKRTLVARNLGIIHKTVCVSDYVRQQLSEVVDGGRLVVIPNWLESVPTAPISLPRQIQGPFRLLYVGRLVRDKGILDLIQAVRLLHNVSLTVVGEGEDANRARGLAQGLPVEFCGFQSDPQRFYRQADLLVFPSHHEGQGFVPVEAMAHGLPCLLSDIPANRETADDRRAAELFRCGAPEDLAAKVSELMDSTQRLSGLSAYARDYVLRNYTRSSVEQAYFKLFEDPLAASSDAPADRVSNDKLKVR from the coding sequence ATGCGTAATCGGATCCTCCTCGTTAGCATCACTCCGTTTTTTGGTGGAGGCGAAGCCTACTATCTGAAGTTGGCTAAACTCCTCGGAGATCGCTATGAACTGGGGGCTGCCGTATCGAATGACCGTCTTCGCGAAGCGCTTTCTTCTATTGGAATCAGAACATGGCGGCTTGCATCCGAAGCTGGAACCATCTCTGGTTTACGGTACGCTAAGCTCTCTCTTCAGATAAGCCATGCTATTCGCAGCTTCAGCCCTGAGCTCGTTCACCTGAACGGTCAAGGCGAAAGCTATCTCGCCTCCGTGCCGCAGTGGTTCGGATTAAAGATCGTGAGCACCCGCCACACAGTCTTCGAGCCGAAAACCGCCTCCTTTCTGAAGCGGACCCTTGTCGCAAGGAACCTGGGGATCATCCACAAGACGGTCTGCGTATCTGATTATGTGAGGCAACAACTGTCGGAAGTGGTAGACGGCGGCCGTCTGGTCGTCATTCCAAACTGGCTCGAGTCCGTGCCCACTGCACCCATATCCCTTCCTCGTCAGATCCAAGGGCCCTTCCGGCTGCTCTATGTCGGCCGGCTTGTGCGAGACAAGGGAATACTCGATCTGATCCAGGCTGTGCGCCTGCTGCACAATGTATCTCTCACCGTTGTCGGAGAAGGAGAAGATGCAAACCGGGCTCGAGGACTGGCGCAAGGCCTTCCCGTTGAATTCTGCGGATTTCAATCGGATCCTCAGCGGTTCTATCGGCAAGCGGATTTGCTGGTTTTCCCCAGCCATCACGAGGGGCAAGGGTTCGTCCCCGTCGAAGCGATGGCCCACGGTCTGCCTTGCTTGCTGAGCGACATTCCCGCAAACCGCGAAACAGCAGATGATCGCAGAGCCGCCGAGTTGTTCCGCTGCGGAGCGCCCGAGGACCTCGCAGCCAAGGTCTCTGAACTCATGGATAGCACACAGCGCTTGTCCGGTCTTTCCGCATATGCGCGGGATTATGTACTTCGAAATTACACGCGATCCAGCGTCGAACAAGCCTATTTCAAATTGTTTGAAGACCCGCTTGCTGCCTCTTCCGACGCCCCAGCAGACCGGGTGAGCAACGACAAGTTGAAAGTCCGCTGA
- a CDS encoding FkbM family methyltransferase: MIGSKALSTLKHRFPRLWMETKLRFERSGFEPEFWMIPLVCTNRQDAIDIGANMGEFSFLMSKTARQVIAFEPNADLKPYLQRLLSSNCRIETIALSSGSGTASLRIESHDSGGATIEEKNPLGWVENGQDVSSRTIQKRTLDSYDLNNISFIKIDVEGHEESVVAGGLQTLRRNMPVLLIESEDRHNQGAPARLAKVLAEFGYCGFFVKHGVLTDLSLIRREDVEVENLRKDRASYVNNFIFVPNGREDIVSSLKRLWPARS, encoded by the coding sequence ATGATCGGTTCCAAAGCCCTTTCAACGCTCAAGCATCGATTCCCCCGATTGTGGATGGAAACCAAGCTGCGGTTCGAAAGGAGCGGGTTTGAACCCGAGTTCTGGATGATTCCCCTCGTCTGCACCAATCGGCAAGACGCAATCGACATTGGCGCGAACATGGGCGAGTTTTCGTTCCTGATGTCCAAAACGGCGCGGCAGGTAATTGCCTTTGAGCCCAATGCAGATCTCAAGCCCTACCTGCAGCGCTTGCTGAGCTCGAACTGCCGCATTGAAACGATCGCTCTGTCATCTGGAAGCGGAACTGCCAGTTTGAGGATCGAATCGCACGACAGCGGCGGGGCTACCATTGAAGAGAAGAATCCACTTGGATGGGTAGAAAACGGACAAGACGTGTCTTCGCGCACCATTCAAAAACGTACTCTGGATAGCTATGACCTCAACAACATATCCTTCATCAAAATCGATGTGGAAGGTCACGAAGAGTCAGTTGTCGCCGGCGGTCTCCAGACGCTTCGGCGTAACATGCCAGTTCTCCTCATAGAATCTGAAGATAGGCATAATCAGGGCGCGCCCGCCCGTCTGGCGAAGGTTCTTGCGGAATTTGGCTATTGCGGCTTCTTTGTGAAGCATGGGGTACTGACGGACTTGAGCTTGATCCGTCGTGAAGATGTTGAGGTGGAGAATCTGCGGAAAGATAGAGCGTCGTATGTGAACAACTTCATCTTTGTTCCGAATGGGCGGGAGGACATAGTCAGTTCGTTGAAGCGGCTATGGCCGGCGCGAAGCTGA
- a CDS encoding glycosyltransferase family 4 protein: MRRRIAIDARLTLHPRTGFGTICHNVLRHIASVDKANDYFFYFDSDPGSIKSQYPAAGYAFGGSKEKTLWCNTFLPRQMRGDRIDVYVTFHDKEIPIIPFSAKVISMVHDLSLINYPVNEFRNIFHKAYYHTMIRVSVRRSNLILTNSDYSREEIIRTLSVPARKLRKITLGVEPGPLADETQMRTTLEKYNIRRPYVFGIGSSAPNQNNIALLKAFRAIESRFPELNLVIGGGRGGAPSFPPELLDEKVIQTGFIENDDLPLVYRAADLFVFPSLHEGFGLPVIEAMAEGVPVITSNVTALPEIAADAALLVWPESVQEIISAMTQLLSDPVLAEEMKQKGLTRARHFNWDTACREIASACMELCDARR, translated from the coding sequence ATGAGGCGCAGAATTGCCATCGACGCACGATTGACGCTGCACCCAAGGACAGGCTTCGGAACGATCTGCCACAATGTCTTGCGGCACATAGCGTCGGTGGATAAAGCCAACGATTACTTCTTCTATTTCGATAGCGATCCTGGCTCAATCAAATCGCAATACCCCGCCGCTGGATATGCTTTCGGGGGATCAAAGGAGAAGACCCTTTGGTGCAACACCTTCTTGCCTCGCCAAATGCGGGGTGATCGAATCGACGTGTATGTGACGTTCCACGATAAAGAAATTCCTATCATTCCGTTTTCTGCCAAAGTCATCTCGATGGTTCACGATCTGAGCCTGATCAACTATCCAGTCAACGAATTCCGAAACATCTTTCATAAGGCTTATTACCACACGATGATCCGTGTCTCCGTTCGACGTTCCAACCTCATCCTGACGAACTCGGACTACTCGCGCGAAGAGATCATCCGTACCCTTTCGGTACCGGCTCGCAAGCTGCGAAAGATTACTCTGGGCGTAGAACCTGGACCGTTGGCGGACGAGACCCAGATGCGCACCACGCTGGAGAAGTACAACATCCGCCGCCCCTACGTATTCGGAATCGGCTCCTCTGCACCGAATCAGAACAACATCGCCTTGCTTAAGGCGTTCCGCGCGATCGAGAGCAGGTTTCCAGAGTTGAATCTTGTGATCGGGGGCGGCCGCGGCGGTGCGCCGTCGTTCCCGCCGGAACTCCTCGATGAGAAAGTGATTCAGACTGGTTTCATAGAAAACGACGACCTCCCACTGGTCTATCGTGCCGCGGATCTGTTCGTGTTCCCCTCTCTGCATGAGGGCTTCGGTCTCCCGGTCATCGAGGCAATGGCAGAAGGCGTGCCAGTGATTACATCGAATGTGACTGCGCTGCCGGAAATAGCCGCTGATGCGGCCCTCCTCGTCTGGCCGGAATCCGTCCAGGAAATCATCTCTGCCATGACACAGTTGCTGTCTGACCCGGTTTTGGCCGAGGAGATGAAGCAGAAGGGGCTGACTCGCGCTCGACACTTCAACTGGGACACGGCCTGTCGGGAAATCGCTTCAGCGTGCATGGAGTTGTGCGATGCACGAAGGTGA
- a CDS encoding glycosyltransferase family 4 protein encodes MHEGDAQRAAFPFRVAYDARLSLGKFRGMGRFLRQLIAGREREFLGFCAPGDRDDGLNLASLGPRPYPAWEQIAVPRLLRQNDIDVFIAPYNTSPLSIPDKTQLILVVHDLIFMEALPWSRSAYQNLGRIYRRLVAPHAVKRADLVVTVSEFTARQLVEKFAVQPNRLRVIPNTISAEWYATDRTEQMESRYILVVAGEAPSKNLGRALIAFAACSGLRIDQRIRMKIAGVSQTGQAAFRAQARQLGISDRVDFLPYLTEDGMRETYRQSEILLMPSLCEGFGIPVLEAMASGTPVVCSSSTCLPEIGADAPRYFNPYSTSSMAEAIQQVLSNAQIREEMSQRGLKRAHAFHPDIVHQRIHSFWEEVRNLQENRRA; translated from the coding sequence ATGCACGAAGGTGACGCGCAACGGGCAGCTTTTCCATTCCGCGTTGCGTACGATGCGCGCCTGAGCCTCGGCAAGTTCCGCGGAATGGGCCGGTTCCTGCGACAGCTCATCGCTGGACGAGAACGGGAATTCCTGGGATTCTGCGCACCCGGTGACAGAGACGATGGCTTGAACCTGGCTTCCCTCGGGCCGCGTCCATATCCCGCCTGGGAACAGATCGCGGTCCCGCGGTTGCTGCGGCAGAACGATATCGACGTCTTCATCGCACCTTACAACACGTCTCCGCTCAGTATTCCGGACAAGACGCAGCTGATTCTCGTCGTGCATGACCTCATCTTTATGGAGGCGCTGCCATGGTCTCGGTCTGCGTATCAAAACCTCGGCAGGATCTATCGCAGGCTGGTAGCTCCGCACGCGGTGAAGCGCGCAGATCTGGTCGTCACCGTCTCGGAGTTTACCGCGCGTCAGCTCGTCGAGAAGTTCGCGGTTCAGCCAAACCGCCTTCGCGTGATTCCCAACACCATCTCGGCGGAGTGGTACGCTACAGACCGCACTGAGCAAATGGAAAGCCGCTACATTCTGGTTGTCGCGGGCGAGGCGCCGAGCAAGAATTTAGGGCGCGCGCTGATTGCGTTCGCAGCGTGCTCCGGGCTCCGAATTGACCAGAGGATTCGTATGAAGATCGCGGGTGTGAGTCAAACTGGACAGGCGGCCTTCCGTGCACAGGCAAGGCAGCTGGGCATCTCCGATAGAGTGGATTTCCTCCCTTATCTCACGGAAGATGGGATGCGCGAAACCTATCGGCAGTCCGAAATCTTACTGATGCCTTCCCTTTGCGAAGGCTTCGGCATCCCCGTACTGGAGGCAATGGCATCTGGGACACCCGTTGTCTGCAGTTCTTCAACCTGCCTTCCGGAGATTGGAGCCGACGCTCCTCGGTACTTCAATCCCTACAGCACTTCTTCAATGGCAGAAGCGATTCAGCAGGTACTTTCCAACGCACAAATAAGAGAGGAGATGTCTCAGCGAGGGCTCAAGCGCGCCCATGCTTTTCATCCGGACATCGTTCACCAGCGCATCCACTCTTTTTGGGAAGAAGTGCGAAATCTCCAGGAGAATCGACGCGCTTAA
- a CDS encoding glycosyltransferase family 4 protein encodes MTDAISLSYERTAAHLGLLRGALYGIEARRLIRFERELIDRCDLTVLVSAVDRDFLVQGEKSNKSMVCSNGVDSDRFRFDYAPDGQTLVFIGKNFAFYNVDAILYFAEVVLPLVRSQFPKTKFKVIGQIGNGLRRRLEKQDVAVTGAVDDIGFTAHGATIGVCPLRVGAGVQNKILEYMSLGIPVVTSKVGLEGLDAIPDKHLLVAEQPAEWAVQISRLLSSPELRSDLAHHGRSFVEEKHAWAALVAPLSDRIFKLVEAKRRDQADASANQGSSLP; translated from the coding sequence ATGACAGACGCAATTTCGCTGTCGTACGAGCGCACCGCCGCACACCTGGGATTACTTCGGGGAGCTTTGTACGGCATCGAGGCGCGACGACTCATTCGCTTCGAGCGCGAACTCATCGATCGATGCGATCTGACTGTCTTGGTCTCTGCCGTGGACCGCGATTTCCTCGTCCAGGGCGAGAAATCTAACAAGTCGATGGTCTGTTCAAACGGGGTCGATTCCGACAGGTTCAGATTCGACTACGCACCGGATGGGCAGACCCTCGTGTTCATCGGAAAGAATTTTGCCTTCTACAACGTAGATGCCATCTTGTACTTCGCGGAGGTAGTTCTTCCGCTGGTTCGATCGCAGTTCCCCAAAACCAAATTCAAGGTCATTGGCCAGATAGGCAACGGGCTTCGCCGGCGACTCGAAAAGCAGGATGTAGCAGTGACGGGTGCGGTGGACGATATCGGCTTTACGGCGCATGGAGCCACCATTGGCGTGTGTCCGCTAAGGGTTGGGGCTGGCGTACAGAACAAGATTTTGGAGTACATGTCGCTCGGCATCCCCGTAGTCACTTCGAAAGTTGGTCTTGAGGGTCTAGACGCTATCCCTGACAAGCACCTGCTGGTTGCGGAGCAACCAGCCGAATGGGCCGTTCAGATTTCCAGGCTCCTTAGTTCCCCTGAACTGCGGTCGGATCTGGCACATCATGGCCGCTCCTTCGTGGAAGAGAAGCATGCGTGGGCGGCCCTTGTTGCGCCATTGAGTGATCGCATCTTCAAACTCGTCGAAGCTAAGCGACGGGATCAGGCGGATGCGTCTGCGAATCAGGGCAGTTCATTGCCCTAA